AATCGTGAATAGACGTTCTGCGTCGCGGATTGATCGATCGTCCGCTTCGATCGAAGTTCCACGTTTCTGAACGTATCCGTCACGAGATGAGTAATGTGGCGGCTGTCGATGGTCTCGGGAATGTCGATCACGAGCGTCGTCGTATCCGCATCGACCGACGCTCGTCGTAAGATGGCCCCGTGATCGGCCAATTCCAAGGCAAGAAATTGATCGGGAAGCCGAATCCGGAGCACGCCTCCGGTGTTGTCTGTGTTGATCGGGTGGACGTCATCGATAGCGACTAGCTCCGTTGCAGCCCGCTCGACGGCGTCCATCGACGCGCCCTCGACAGCGACGAAGAGATAGCTACCGTCTGTCGTCTGTCTGACACCGCCGTGATACGTAAGTGTACAGCCAGCCATTCGTGCGATCCGAGTCAGGACGAACAGTGGATCGTCGACCATGAACCGAACCCGTGTGATCGACGTGGTGAGCAGTGCATTTTTCCGTTCGATGGCGCTCACCGCGGAAGCGATCGTTTCACCGAGTTCTGCGAGCACCGCTTGAGCGGTTTCATCGAAGGCGTTCTGTGTTTCTGCATACACAGTCAACACGCCGTACGTGAAATCATCGTATGCAATCGGGACGCTGAGGATCGAAAGGAAGTTCCGCGATAATGCCTCTTTTCGCCACGACTCCTGTCGAAACCGATCGGCGACGTTCGTGATTCGTGTCACTGTCTGGGTGGCCTCCGCCCGGCCCGATGGTTCGGTTTCTGACTCACCGATCGGGAACGAGAGACTGTCGAGATAGCCCTGTTCCACACCAGCCCACGCCCGCGGGGTTATCGTGCCGGTTGCGGCGTCCTCGATGCCGATCCACGCGAATGCGAACCTGTCTTCAGCTGTGAGCCGCTGACAGACGGCGTGTTCGATCTCTTCGCGCGTTTCCGCTTGGACGAGCGCCTGATCGATGTCTCGAATGATCTCGTTGACCCGGTTGAGTGCCGTGAGTTCGGTGTTTCGATGCTGTAGCTCGCGCTCTTGCTCGCGCAAGCGCCGTTCCCGTCTGATGCGGTCGAGGGCGGCCTCAGCCGTGGCAGCGAGTAGGTCGGCAAGTTCACGAGTGACGGCGTCGAACTGTCCGACATCGGACGAGCCAGCGATAAAGACGCCGTGATCGCCGAGCGGAATGTATGCTCCACTCCGAACGTCGGTCGCTTGATTGTCGAGGCGAGGCGAGTCGTGTACGTCCTCGAAAAAGAGCGCGTCGTCCTCGACGAAGCTGTAGCTGGGGAGCGTTTCAGCGTCGGCCGGCACCGTCGGAAGCGGGCCGTTCAGCCGTTCCATCGGGGACGACTGGGCGATCGGTTCGAGCACGTTCCGGTCGGGATCGAACTGATAAACAGCGCTCGCTTCGACATCGAGCACGCTGGGAACGTCATCGACGATGTGATGAGCGATCTCTTGGGGCGTCTCGGCGTACAGAAAGTCCCGCGTCGTCTCTTGGAGGGTCGCTAATGCCTCCTCACGTTGTTTTCGCTTCGTGATATCCCGGCAGCTGTACAACCGAGTGCCGTCTTGGATCGAAACGGCCCGAACGTTGACCAACAGGGTGTGTTCCTGTCCGGCTTTGTCCGTGGTCGTACACTCGATGTTTTTCAAGACGCCCGATTTTTCGAGTTCGTCGGGATCGAACAGGTCTTCGCCGAGGAGTTCATCGATCGTGCCGAAATCACGGATCTCCGCTGCGGTGTAGCCGAAGATGAAATGGACGTTCGGACAGATGTACGTGAACGCTCCGTCGTCGTCAGTCACCAACACCGTGTCGGTCATATTGTTGAGCGTTACTCGGTGAAGCACCTCGGAGGAACGAAGCTCCCGGTAGAGCGAGGCTCGTTCGGTGACGTCGTCTCCCTCGACGACGATACCAGCAAGCTCGTTCTCCGGGGCTTGCACTGGGAGCGCGGAGAGTTCGATGATCCGTTCATCGCCAATGGTGGTGACGAGCCGTTCGGTCGTCCGATCGTCGATGACCGAGCGAACGAGCTGCTCGATGGGGAACTGAGACCGGTCCATCCGCGACCACCAGGGGAGATCCCAGAATCGTTCTCCGATGAGGGTGGATCCATCGGGATCGATCATTTTGAGGGCCGTCCTGTTTGCTCGCTGTAGCCGTCCCTCCGGATCGAGCACCCACGTCGCCGTTTGTGTGTTCTGAAACACCGCCTCGAACTGGCGGGAACGCTCCTGCCGCGTTTCCGTTCGCCACGCATCGCGTACGGCCCGTGACAGCCGCTCGATGAGCTCATCCACTGGAAGGGACGATGGATCGGAGACGGCGATATAGTCGACAGCACCTGCCGCCATCGCCTTGCTGGCGATCTGCTCGTTCCCCGAAGCAGTGCATACGACGATCGGCGTGGTCGTCTCCACTGCTTGGAGCAAGTCGATTCCCGTTCCGTCGGCGAGTTCATATCCGGTCAGGACACAGTCGAAGGTGGCAACGGAGCGTTCTCTCGTCGCTTCGATCGTCCGCAGACGCCGAATTGACGCGTCAGTGACGGCCGTGAGCGTCGCCGCGAGATCATCCATCCACTCGGCTGTTCCAACCACTA
The sequence above is drawn from the Halocatena salina genome and encodes:
- a CDS encoding bacterio-opsin activator domain-containing protein, with protein sequence MASSTTTLPTTDVVVVGTAEWMDDLAATLTAVTDASIRRLRTIEATRERSVATFDCVLTGYELADGTGIDLLQAVETTTPIVVCTASGNEQIASKAMAAGAVDYIAVSDPSSLPVDELIERLSRAVRDAWRTETRQERSRQFEAVFQNTQTATWVLDPEGRLQRANRTALKMIDPDGSTLIGERFWDLPWWSRMDRSQFPIEQLVRSVIDDRTTERLVTTIGDERIIELSALPVQAPENELAGIVVEGDDVTERASLYRELRSSEVLHRVTLNNMTDTVLVTDDDGAFTYICPNVHFIFGYTAAEIRDFGTIDELLGEDLFDPDELEKSGVLKNIECTTTDKAGQEHTLLVNVRAVSIQDGTRLYSCRDITKRKQREEALATLQETTRDFLYAETPQEIAHHIVDDVPSVLDVEASAVYQFDPDRNVLEPIAQSSPMERLNGPLPTVPADAETLPSYSFVEDDALFFEDVHDSPRLDNQATDVRSGAYIPLGDHGVFIAGSSDVGQFDAVTRELADLLAATAEAALDRIRRERRLREQERELQHRNTELTALNRVNEIIRDIDQALVQAETREEIEHAVCQRLTAEDRFAFAWIGIEDAATGTITPRAWAGVEQGYLDSLSFPIGESETEPSGRAEATQTVTRITNVADRFRQESWRKEALSRNFLSILSVPIAYDDFTYGVLTVYAETQNAFDETAQAVLAELGETIASAVSAIERKNALLTTSITRVRFMVDDPLFVLTRIARMAGCTLTYHGGVRQTTDGSYLFVAVEGASMDAVERAATELVAIDDVHPINTDNTGGVLRIRLPDQFLALELADHGAILRRASVDADTTTLVIDIPETIDSRHITHLVTDTFRNVELRSKRTIDQSATQNVYSRFLDRVTDRQLEVLQTAYYSGFFESPRERTGEEIAETLGISPPAFYQHIRTVQRKLFTTVFDEQGLPSVPS